In one Gemmatimonadota bacterium genomic region, the following are encoded:
- a CDS encoding EamA family transporter has translation MGPERSVAAFGAIYLIWGSTYLAIRYGVETIPPYLMTGVRCLIAGGLLYGWSRWRGSSRPAGRAWLAAVGVGSLLFVVGQGVLSWAETRVPSGPAALLVATIPLWMVLVDWARRGGPAPAGRVWLGIGVGLSGVLLLTIPRGGAAGVDPLGAVAILFAAISWSVGSFWARSPTLPESRTQSAGMQLLAAGAVLVVIAAAVGEPSGFDPRAVSGRSLAALTYLILFGSVVAFSAYIWLLDHSTPARIGSHAYVNPIIAVLLGVAAGDGAFSGWIVLATAAVVGAVMLTMEEI, from the coding sequence GTGGGCCCAGAACGGAGCGTAGCGGCGTTCGGCGCCATCTACCTGATCTGGGGCTCGACCTACCTGGCGATCCGCTACGGCGTGGAGACGATACCGCCGTACCTGATGACCGGCGTCAGGTGCCTGATAGCCGGGGGGCTCCTGTACGGGTGGTCACGGTGGCGCGGATCTTCACGCCCGGCGGGTCGCGCGTGGCTGGCGGCCGTCGGCGTGGGCTCGCTGCTGTTCGTGGTGGGACAGGGGGTCCTGAGCTGGGCGGAGACGAGGGTGCCGTCGGGCCCGGCGGCGCTGCTCGTAGCCACGATCCCGCTGTGGATGGTGCTGGTCGATTGGGCAAGACGCGGAGGCCCCGCGCCGGCGGGGCGGGTGTGGCTCGGGATCGGTGTCGGACTATCGGGGGTGCTGCTCCTGACAATTCCGCGGGGCGGCGCCGCGGGCGTCGATCCCCTGGGAGCGGTGGCGATACTCTTCGCGGCGATCTCATGGTCCGTGGGCTCGTTCTGGGCGCGGAGTCCCACCCTGCCGGAGTCCCGCACCCAGTCGGCCGGCATGCAGCTGCTGGCGGCCGGGGCGGTCCTCGTCGTGATCGCCGCCGCCGTCGGGGAGCCGAGCGGCTTCGATCCCCGGGCAGTCAGCGGCCGCTCGCTGGCCGCGCTCACCTACCTGATCCTGTTCGGATCCGTGGTGGCTTTTTCCGCCTACATCTGGCTCCTCGACCATAGCACGCCGGCCAGAATCGGCAGCCACGCGTACGTGAACCCCATCATCGCGGTTCTGCTCGGCGTGGCGGCCGGGGACGGAGCGTTCTCGGGCTGGATCGTACTGGCGACGGCCGCTGTGGTCGGCGCCGTCATGCTCACGATGGAGGAAATATGA
- a CDS encoding ABATE domain-containing protein has product MPETIGGLQLVAGEPALDFTNTVSWRGAEQWEDWLEDFGDLLWWGVRAGLLDPGAVRARLKRVTGVEEEIFRRAIALREAIHDVFGSLARRSPPSDAALTRLSEEWTRAQSRRRLVVGEEGFGSRIVAEEASELLISSLAANAGDLLLSMEPARVKLCAGHECGFLYADTSRNRSRRWCDMADCGNRAKVRRFRARSRADSG; this is encoded by the coding sequence ATGCCCGAGACGATCGGCGGCCTGCAACTGGTGGCCGGGGAACCGGCGCTCGATTTCACCAACACGGTGTCGTGGCGGGGGGCCGAGCAGTGGGAAGACTGGTTGGAAGACTTCGGCGACCTGTTGTGGTGGGGCGTCCGGGCGGGGCTACTGGACCCGGGCGCGGTACGAGCCCGGCTGAAGCGCGTGACCGGCGTCGAAGAGGAGATCTTCCGCCGCGCGATCGCTCTCCGCGAAGCGATCCACGACGTGTTCGGTTCCCTGGCGCGACGATCGCCACCGAGTGACGCCGCGCTCACCCGCCTGAGCGAAGAGTGGACGCGGGCCCAGTCGCGTCGACGACTCGTGGTCGGGGAGGAGGGGTTCGGCTCCCGCATCGTCGCCGAGGAGGCCTCGGAGCTCCTCATCTCCTCGCTCGCCGCGAACGCCGGTGACCTGCTGCTCAGCATGGAGCCCGCGCGCGTCAAGCTATGCGCCGGCCACGAATGCGGCTTCCTGTATGCGGACACGAGCCGCAACCGGAGCCGGCGCTGGTGCGACATGGCCGACTGCGGCAACCGCGCGAAGGTGAGGCGATTTCGTGCGCGTAGCCGAGCCGATTCTGGCTGA